A region of Saccharococcus thermophilus DNA encodes the following proteins:
- a CDS encoding IS256 family transposase, protein MSKRSIPNVDWANQLESVIRQFVKEKLELIMREEIKHFLEIEQAGTPNMRNGYYQRNLDTQYGRIEGLLVPRDRNGEFQTQLFAPYQRHTGWLEEAIIRMYQSGMSTREIGKFIERILGNAYSPATISRITDVVKEDIEKWHHRPLSKRYSVLYLDGLYVKLRRDTVEKEVIYVVLGVNEEGYREILDFFVGGQESAYGWQEILQHLYQRGVKEVLLGVFDGLPGLEEAFKAVYPKADVQRCVVHKVRNTLSRVRKKDQFEVAEDLKLIYRAPNKEMALQMFQQFESKWSSKYPREVQSWANELDVLLTFMDYPSSIRSVIYTTNVIERTIKEIRKRLKPMNSLSSLEAAEKVVYLTIQDFNEKWAGRKLRGFAEAQEALQRMFEERYC, encoded by the coding sequence ATGTCTAAAAGAAGTATACCGAATGTCGACTGGGCAAATCAACTGGAAAGTGTCATTCGTCAGTTTGTGAAGGAAAAATTAGAGCTGATTATGCGGGAAGAAATCAAACATTTCCTCGAAATCGAACAGGCTGGAACGCCGAATATGAGAAACGGCTACTATCAGCGAAATCTAGATACGCAATATGGCCGGATTGAGGGTCTTTTGGTTCCAAGAGACCGAAACGGGGAATTTCAAACACAGTTGTTTGCCCCTTATCAACGCCACACCGGCTGGCTGGAGGAAGCCATCATTAGGATGTATCAAAGTGGCATGAGTACACGGGAAATTGGCAAGTTTATCGAACGAATTCTAGGAAATGCTTATTCTCCAGCGACGATCAGCCGTATTACCGATGTCGTGAAAGAAGACATCGAGAAATGGCACCATCGTCCACTATCCAAACGTTATTCTGTCTTATATTTGGACGGCTTGTACGTGAAACTTCGCCGCGATACGGTAGAGAAAGAAGTCATTTATGTGGTGTTAGGAGTGAATGAAGAAGGGTATCGAGAAATTCTGGATTTCTTCGTGGGAGGACAAGAAAGCGCCTATGGATGGCAGGAAATTCTTCAACACCTCTACCAAAGAGGCGTCAAGGAAGTGCTTCTTGGCGTCTTCGATGGCCTTCCGGGGCTGGAGGAAGCCTTTAAGGCGGTGTATCCGAAAGCCGATGTGCAGCGCTGTGTCGTGCACAAAGTCCGCAACACCCTCAGCCGTGTTCGGAAAAAAGACCAATTCGAAGTGGCCGAGGATCTCAAGCTGATTTATCGCGCGCCGAATAAGGAGATGGCGTTACAAATGTTTCAACAGTTTGAGTCGAAATGGTCCAGCAAATATCCAAGAGAAGTTCAGTCTTGGGCCAATGAGTTGGATGTCCTCCTTACATTTATGGATTATCCAAGCAGTATTCGAAGTGTGATTTACACGACGAATGTCATCGAACGAACGATCAAAGAGATTCGGAAACGTCTAAAGCCGATGAACAGTTTGAGCAGTTTAGAAGCCGCGGAAAAAGTCGTGTATTTGACCATCCAAGATTTTAATGAGAAATGGGCAGGGCGAAAGTTAAGAGGATTTGCCGAAGCGCAGGAAGCTCTTCAACGAATGTTTGAAGAACGTTATTGTTAA